One Augochlora pura isolate Apur16 chromosome 10, APUR_v2.2.1, whole genome shotgun sequence DNA window includes the following coding sequences:
- the Gkt gene encoding tyrosyl-DNA phosphodiesterase glaikit has product MAATSYINDGSVKKKCPYMEKCYRKNPIHFNEMSHPHLEKLVINQLEGEIDVPDNVGFACSDRSLLMDQLKVLQMVLRKQNNSSKNSMQSVTKVSTNINKNQELGQSLKDKVEQHKQETIKRRVNKLNQMDAEAESLFEASNSSCRSSVDSTKVNVMKEELNKLKLAEERMQGEELGHGKKRDNNGSHSGDRNEYKKSKLNPDDDVFECTQTSKGSTASSSSSSSKKMSLIDTFQQCDTSKSRIELRNKAIKMMKQQGLKVSVVEPGNFALKYALSAPYHLFFSRVQNSKETYDQKCSITFPEILDISLGEITSSLQINFMVDVGWLCLQYLLAGQRTDMLILYGDRVDEEKVGRNITMIPIDMPSKFGCHHTKVMILKYKDDGIRVIVSTANLYSDDWENRTQGLWISPHLPPLPESANPGDGESPTDFKKDLERYLNTYRLSVLAEWILAVRRADFSSVNVFFIASVPGSHKNRESDLWGHRKLASVLSKHATLPPNAPEWPIVAQSSSIGSLGPKYESWLLKEIVPSMSREATAGLKSHPNFHFIYPTTKNYIDSFDCRVGSCCLPYSQQTHSKQLWFEAYLYKWKASRMARDKAMPHIKSYTRFSPDFKRISWFVLTSANLSKAAWGTFRNSHYIMSYESGVIFLPKFVTGSTTFPVEEEEGNVPVFPIPYDRPLTKYETSDKPFAMDSM; this is encoded by the exons ATGGCAGCGACTTCTTACATCAATGATG GTTCGGTTAAGAAGAAGTGTCCTTACATGGAAAAATGCTACCGAAAGAATCCAATTCATTTCAACGAAATGTCACATCCTCATT tgGAGAAGCTTGTCATAAATCAGttagagggagagatagatgTGCCTGATAATGTAGGTTTCGCATGTTCTGACCGGTCGCTACTAATGGATCAATTAAAAGTATTGCAAATGGTACTCAGAAAGCAAAATAATAGTAGCAAAAATAGCATGCAATCTGTAACAAAAGTTTCcactaatataaataaaaatcaggaATTAGGTCAAAGTTTAAAAGATAAAGTAGAGCAGCATAAGCAAGAAACAATTAAGAGgagggttaataaattaaatcaaatggATGCAGAAGCAGAGTCACTTTTTGAAGCTTCTAACAGCAGTTGCAGAAGTAGCGTAGATTCTACTAAAGTAAATGTAATGAAAGAggaattgaataaacttaaaCTAGCAGAGGAAAGAATGCAAGGGGAGGAACTTGGGcatggaaaaaaaagagataatAATGGTTCTCACAGTGGTGATCGTAATGAATACAAGAAATCAAAGTTGAATCCTGATGATGATGTTTTTGAATGTACTCAGACTTCGAAAGGAAGTACAGCTAGTAGCTCTAGTTCTTCTTCAAAGAAGATGTCTCTGATAGATACTTTTCAACAATGTGATACATCAAAGTCCAGAATAGAACTCCGAAACAAAGCTATTAAAATGATGAAACAACAAGGTTTGAAGGTATCTGTAGTTGAGCCAGGAAATTTTGCTTTAAAATATGCTCTTTCAGCACCgtaccatttatttttctcaagagtacaaaattcaaaagagACATATGAccaaaaatgttcaataacTTTTCCTGAAATCCTAGACATCAGTTTAGGAGAAATAACTTCTagtttacaaattaatttcatggTGGATGTTGGATGGTTATGTCTACAATACCTGTTGGCTGGCCAGCGAACCGACATGTTGATTTTATATGGTGACAGGGTGGATGAGGAGAAAGTGGGCCGGAACATCACCATGATTCCTATCGATATGCCAAGCAAGTTTGGCTGTCATCACACTAAAGTGATGATTTTAAAGTACAAAGATGATGGCATTAGAGTAATAGTATCCACTGCAAACTTGTACTCAGACGACTGGGAGAATAGAACTCAAGG ACTTTGGATATCACCGCACCTGCCGCCATTGCCAGAATCTGCAAATCCTGGGGATGGAGAATCACCAACGGATTTTAAGAAGGATCTAGAACGTTATCTAAACACATACAGGCTGTCAGTTCTGGCAGAGTGGATCCTTGCCGTTCGTAGAGCAGATTTCTCATCGGTGAATGTTTTCTTTATAGCCTCCGTCCCTGGGTCTCATAAAAATCGCGAGTCCGACCTATGGGGGCATCGAAAACTAGCATCTGTGCTCTCCAAGCATGCTACTTTGCCTCCCAATGCTCCCGAATGGCCAATTGTGGCCCAGAGCTCCAGCATTGGTAGTCTAGGTCCAAAATATGAAAGTTGGCTCCTGAAGGAGATAGTGCCTTCAATGTCTAGGGAAGCAACAGCAGGTTTAAAGAGTCACCCAAACTTTCACTTCATCTATCCTacaactaaaaattatattgacaGTTTCGACTGCCGTGTTGGGTCCTGTTGCTTGCCTTACAGTCAGCAAACGCATTCTAAACAGTTGTGGTTTGAAGCCTATCTATA CAAGTGGAAGGCTTCGCGTATGGCCAGAGACAAAGCCATGCCTCACATAAAATCGTACACCAGATTCTCGCCAGATTTCAAGAGAATTTCATGGTTCGTCTTGACCAGCGCTAATTTGAGCAAAGCCGCGTGGGGCACATTCCGAAATAGTCATTACATTATGAGCTACGAGTCTGGTGTTATATTTCTTCCGAAGTTCGTT ACTGGATCAACGACATTTCCGgttgaagaagaagagggCAATGTACCCGTGTTCCCCATTCCATACGATAGGCCTCTAACAAAGTATGAAACTTCTGATAAGCCATTTGCCATGGATTCTATGTGA